Proteins from one Juglans microcarpa x Juglans regia isolate MS1-56 chromosome 6S, Jm3101_v1.0, whole genome shotgun sequence genomic window:
- the LOC121236860 gene encoding uncharacterized protein LOC121236860 produces the protein MLSSACSNCLTHRPFLLPSITRIRVSNRPGTFSQSTPNFRSFRSHSDLLKTKLKISCFRHEDFASETPKTEFLEHYLPEETVKTENDKSYASKRDWASNLREAANAMFRVIGSRWTVPWTAETILKVMLLWIAAFWFIGSWMIPFAAHIAGFNKDSLTFRGQALLSLITDVTEGIAGIAILHRCLSRFRPLPPDWFRFNLRGNWHIDVILGCFMFPLVNRLSQLNLNLLPLLPSTPVTLSSVEQSILARDPVAMGLYAVVVSICAPVWEEIVFRGFLLPSLTKYMPVWCAVLVSSVVFALAHFNVQRMLPLIFLGVVMGVIFTRSRNLLPSMLLHSLWNGFVFLDLMK, from the exons ATGTTGAGCTCCGCTTGCTCTAACTGTCTGACTCACCGCCCCTTCCTTCTTCCCTCTATCACTCGGATTAGGGTTTCGAACCGACCAGGCACTTTTTCTCAAAGTACCCCGAATTTCCGGAGCTTTCGATCTCATTCGGACCTCTTAAAGACC aaattgaaaatatcatgcTTTAGGCATGAGGATTTTGCCTCAGAAACCCCAAAGACCGAATTTCTTGAACATTATCTGCCTGAGGAAACGGTGAAGACTGAAAATGACAAGTCATATGCCAGTAAAAGAGATTGGGCATCGAACCTTCGAGAG GCTGCAAATGCAATGTTCAGGGTGATTGGGAGCAGATGGACTGTACCCTGGACAGCAGAGACCATATTGAAGGTTATGCTTCTTTGGATTGCTGCATTTTGGTTTATAGGCTCATGGATGATTCCATTTGCAGCCCACATTGCGGGTTTCAATAAGGACTCTCTGACATTTAGAGGCCAAGCCTTATTGAGCCTCATAACTGATGTAACTGAAGGCATTGCTGGAATTGCAATCCTTCATCGCTGCCTTTCTAGGTTTCGTCCTCTTCCACCCGATTGGTTTAGGTTTAACCTTAGAGGGAACTGGCATATTGATGTGATTCTGGGGTGCTTCATGTTTCCACTGGTTAATCGGCTTTCACAGTTAAACCTTAACCTACTGCCTCTTTTGCCTTCTACACCTGTCACTCTCTCAAGCGTTGAGCAGTCAATTTTAGCTCGAGATCCTGTGGCGATGGGATTGTATGCTGTAGTAGTGTCAATTTGTGCTCCTGTCTGGGAGGAAATAGTCTTTCGtggttttcttcttccttccttgaCAAAGTACATGCCTGTATGGTGTGCGGTACTGGTGAGCTCGGTCGTCTTTGCTCTAGCACATTTTAATGTACAGAGGATGCTACCGCTTATTTTTCTTGGGGTGGTAATGGGTGTTATTTTTACACGGTCGAGGAATCTCTTACCATCAATGCTCTTGCATAGCCTCTGGAACGGATTTGTGTTCTTGGATTTGATGAAGTAA